A region from the Corylus avellana chromosome ca7, CavTom2PMs-1.0 genome encodes:
- the LOC132186213 gene encoding beta-glucosidase 4-like: MEKIIDYIKKRYNNKPMFVTENGFCPPPQQSEQVLEDTNRIKLHKDYLSGLASAIRNGADVRGYFIWSLMDNFEWASGYRLTV, from the exons ATGGAGAAAATCATCGACTACATTAAGAAAAGATACAATAATAAGCCCATGTTTGTCACCGAAAACG GATTTTGTCCACCACCGCAACAAAGTGAACAAGTTCTTGAAGATACAAACAGAATCAAGCTTCACAAGGACTACCTGTCGGGTTTGGCCAGTGCAATAAG GAATGGAGCCGATGTTCGGGGATATTTCATATGGTCTTTGATGGACAACTTTGAATGGGCAAGTGGTTACAGACTTACAGTGTAA